A single genomic interval of Nostoc commune NIES-4072 harbors:
- the bchI gene encoding magnesium chelatase ATPase subunit I — protein sequence MSPTAQSTASARRVVFPFTAIVGQEEMKLALLLNVIDPKIGGVMIMGDRGTGKSTTIRALADLLPEISVVANDPFSSDPSDPDLMSDEVRQLLEQGAEIPVAHKKVQMVDLPLGATEDRVCGTIDIEKALSEGVKAFEPGLLAKANRGILYVDEVNLLDDHLVDVLLDSAASGWNTVEREGISIRHPARFVLVGSGNPEEGELRPQLLDRFGMHAEIHTVKEPALRVQIVEQRADFDQNPLVFLEKYKPQQEALQQQIVNAQKLLPEVKIDYELRVKISEVCSELDVDGLRGDIVSNRAAKALTAYEGRTEVTVDDIHRVITLCLRHRLRKDPLESIDSGYKVAKVFSRVFGVELPESDVAQKNGTGQKLGARS from the coding sequence GTGAGTCCAACTGCTCAATCCACGGCAAGTGCGCGTCGCGTGGTATTTCCTTTTACGGCAATTGTGGGCCAGGAAGAAATGAAACTGGCGCTCCTATTGAACGTGATTGACCCCAAAATTGGTGGTGTAATGATCATGGGTGATCGCGGCACCGGGAAATCCACAACTATCCGGGCGCTGGCCGATCTGCTGCCAGAAATTTCTGTGGTTGCCAATGACCCCTTCAGTAGCGATCCTAGCGACCCCGACTTGATGAGCGATGAAGTCCGCCAACTGTTAGAACAAGGGGCGGAAATTCCTGTAGCTCACAAAAAAGTCCAAATGGTAGACCTGCCGCTAGGAGCTACAGAAGACCGAGTTTGTGGCACAATCGACATCGAGAAAGCTTTATCTGAAGGTGTCAAAGCCTTTGAACCGGGACTGCTGGCAAAGGCTAACCGAGGCATTCTTTATGTGGATGAAGTCAACTTGCTAGATGACCACCTCGTAGACGTGCTACTAGATTCCGCCGCGAGTGGATGGAACACTGTAGAACGAGAAGGTATTTCTATCCGTCACCCTGCGCGTTTTGTTCTTGTGGGTTCTGGAAACCCGGAAGAAGGCGAACTACGCCCGCAATTGCTCGATCGCTTTGGGATGCACGCAGAAATTCACACCGTAAAGGAACCAGCCTTGCGGGTGCAAATCGTGGAACAACGGGCGGATTTTGACCAAAATCCTCTAGTATTTCTCGAAAAGTACAAACCCCAGCAAGAAGCACTACAACAGCAAATTGTCAATGCTCAAAAGCTTTTGCCAGAAGTGAAAATTGACTATGAACTGCGGGTGAAAATTTCTGAAGTCTGCTCAGAACTGGATGTAGATGGTTTGCGTGGTGACATTGTTAGTAACCGCGCCGCCAAAGCTTTAACAGCTTATGAAGGACGTACTGAAGTTACAGTTGATGATATCCACCGCGTAATTACGCTATGCTTGCGTCACAGGCTGCGGAAAGACCCCTTAGAATCGATTGATTCTGGCTACAAAGTCGCCAAAGTTTTTAGCCGCGTCTTTGGTGTCGAACTACCAGAAAGTGATGTTGCACAAAAAAACGGCACAGGTCAAAAGTTAGGGGCTAGGAGCTAA
- a CDS encoding IS66 family transposase has product MTQKQLTQTPVDKLLQTIDPNKIADESLRQTVEILLNLIEELKSEVKDLRSENQRLRDENNRLKGEQGQPEIKRKQPRVEARNHSSEKERKTPKNHEKGQKNESIKSVISYQLSVIRRMVGDLDPPPTHSTFFVGDLNPGINRSLITVYCSLFTVKIDRQEIIKYPQEKLPVDAQFKGYEEVVVQDIKLTTDNVLFRKEKYYSPREGKTYLAELPDGYEGEFGPGIKALVISLYYGSNMTQSKLLEFLGDIGISMSAGYLSNLLIKNHLDFHTEKSEVYEAGLTSSPWQHFDQTTARVAGVNYTTNIVCNPIYTVYFTSEKKDRLTVLKGLQNQQELQFLLNPFTYDLLETFQISQKIQKSLKLLPQETKFSDLEFNALLEHHLPKLGSQQCTRVMDAAAIAFYHHQTDWPVVQALVCDDAPQFKLLTTELALCWVHEGRHYKKLSPVVAYHQKLLDQFLTSFWDYYRKLLAYQNAPSDEAAQKLRSEFWDIFATKSGYEELDQRKQLTAAKIEELLLVLEHPELPLHNNPAELGARTMVLRRNISYGTQTQDGTQAWDTFMSLVATTRKLGISFFEYVRDRITRTENIESLAQIIRNKTASNLFGWSWQEWHA; this is encoded by the coding sequence ATGACGCAAAAGCAGTTGACACAGACACCAGTAGATAAGCTCCTGCAAACCATCGACCCAAACAAGATTGCAGACGAATCTTTGCGTCAGACTGTAGAGATATTGCTGAACCTGATAGAAGAATTAAAATCAGAAGTTAAGGACTTGCGTTCAGAAAACCAACGATTAAGGGACGAAAACAACCGTCTCAAAGGGGAACAGGGTCAACCAGAAATAAAACGCAAGCAGCCAAGGGTTGAGGCCAGGAATCACTCTTCTGAGAAAGAACGAAAAACCCCAAAAAATCATGAGAAAGGTCAGAAAAACGAAAGCATTAAATCAGTTATCAGTTATCAGTTATCAGTTATCAGGCGTATGGTGGGGGATTTAGACCCGCCACCAACGCATTCCACCTTCTTTGTGGGGGACTTAAACCCAGGGATAAATAGATCACTGATAACTGTTTACTGTTCACTGTTCACTGTTAAAATAGACCGTCAGGAAATTATCAAATATCCCCAAGAGAAACTCCCAGTTGATGCACAGTTTAAAGGCTATGAAGAAGTTGTAGTTCAAGACATTAAACTGACAACCGACAACGTTTTATTCCGCAAAGAGAAATACTACTCTCCAAGAGAGGGAAAAACTTACTTAGCGGAACTACCAGATGGTTACGAGGGAGAATTTGGACCGGGAATCAAAGCTTTGGTGATTAGCCTATACTATGGCAGCAACATGACCCAAAGCAAATTACTAGAATTTTTGGGTGATATTGGTATTTCCATGTCAGCAGGTTATTTATCTAACTTGTTGATTAAAAACCACTTGGACTTTCATACTGAGAAAAGTGAAGTCTATGAAGCAGGACTTACTAGTAGCCCTTGGCAGCACTTTGACCAAACAACTGCTCGTGTTGCCGGGGTTAACTACACAACTAATATAGTATGCAACCCGATTTATACGGTATACTTCACGAGCGAGAAGAAAGATAGGTTGACAGTCCTGAAGGGATTACAAAACCAGCAAGAACTCCAGTTTCTGCTCAATCCATTCACTTATGACCTACTGGAGACGTTCCAAATTTCCCAAAAAATCCAGAAGTCTTTAAAGTTGTTGCCCCAAGAAACTAAGTTCAGCGATTTAGAGTTTAATGCCCTACTCGAACACCATCTACCCAAACTCGGCTCTCAACAATGTACCCGTGTAATGGATGCAGCAGCGATCGCTTTTTACCATCATCAAACCGATTGGCCAGTGGTGCAAGCCCTGGTATGTGATGATGCTCCTCAATTCAAATTACTGACAACTGAATTGGCTTTGTGTTGGGTACATGAAGGGCGACACTACAAAAAGTTGAGTCCGGTGGTGGCTTATCATCAAAAGCTTTTAGATCAGTTTCTCACGTCTTTCTGGGATTACTACCGCAAATTACTGGCGTACCAGAATGCCCCAAGCGATGAAGCCGCACAGAAACTGCGGTCTGAGTTTTGGGACATTTTCGCTACCAAAAGTGGTTATGAGGAGTTAGATCAACGAAAACAATTAACAGCAGCAAAAATCGAGGAGTTGTTGTTAGTCTTGGAGCATCCTGAACTTCCGTTGCACAATAATCCTGCCGAACTAGGTGCCAGAACAATGGTTCTGCGACGTAATATTAGCTATGGTACTCAAACTCAGGATGGTACTCAAGCTTGGGATACTTTTATGTCCCTTGTGGCTACGACCCGCAAGTTGGGAATTAGTTTTTTTGAATACGTGCGCGACCGCATCACTCGAACTGAAAATATAGAGTCGCTAGCTCAAATAATTCGGAACAAGACTGCTTCTAATCTGTTTGGTTGGTCCTGGCAAGAATGGCACGCTTGA
- a CDS encoding SDR family NAD(P)-dependent oxidoreductase, giving the protein MYILFLGSPIVNISSVAGRTARAGVGVYNATKWGVNAVSEALRQEVHKDNIRVTIIEPGLVDTEIDSQITDPVAKEGIEKRRKAITPLQSEDVAAAIVYAVTQPPRVNVNEILIRPTGQEH; this is encoded by the coding sequence TTGTATATTTTATTTCTTGGAAGTCCCATAGTCAATATCTCCTCAGTGGCTGGGCGGACAGCGCGGGCGGGCGTTGGTGTTTATAATGCTACCAAATGGGGTGTCAATGCCGTCTCAGAAGCATTGCGCCAAGAAGTCCACAAAGACAACATCCGCGTCACCATCATCGAACCAGGTTTAGTGGATACGGAAATTGACAGCCAAATAACTGATCCTGTTGCCAAAGAAGGGATCGAAAAACGACGTAAGGCAATTACACCTCTGCAAAGCGAAGACGTTGCGGCTGCGATCGTTTACGCCGTTACCCAACCACCACGCGTTAATGTCAACGAAATCCTCATTCGACCAACGGGACAAGAACACTAA
- a CDS encoding class I SAM-dependent methyltransferase: protein MSDLSELNNLLADEALIHYASGQEQNRLSKGAGLLELVRSQELISRYLPPPPAVIFDVGGGAGVYSFWLAQQGYEVHLIDAVPLHIEQARHLSQAQPEYPLASLAVGDARQLNRADNTVDAILLLGPLYHLTERTDRIIALHEAHRILKTGGFAFAAGVSRFASTLDGLFRGHLDDPEFVEIVKQDLIDGQHRNPNNHPRYFTKTFFHHPEELRAEVEEAGLHSEKILAIEGPGWLLQNFQEH, encoded by the coding sequence ATGTCAGATTTATCTGAATTAAACAATCTGCTTGCAGATGAAGCATTAATCCATTACGCCAGTGGTCAGGAGCAAAACCGATTATCAAAAGGTGCAGGTTTGCTGGAATTAGTCAGAAGCCAAGAACTTATAAGCCGCTATTTACCACCTCCACCCGCAGTGATTTTCGATGTTGGCGGTGGCGCTGGCGTCTATTCTTTTTGGCTTGCTCAACAGGGCTATGAAGTCCATCTCATTGATGCGGTTCCTTTGCACATAGAGCAAGCCCGACATTTGTCACAAGCTCAACCAGAATATCCTCTAGCTAGTTTGGCAGTTGGAGATGCTCGGCAACTGAATCGGGCGGATAATACTGTTGATGCTATTCTCTTACTTGGGCCTTTGTATCATCTGACTGAGCGCACAGATCGGATTATTGCTTTGCATGAAGCTCATCGCATCTTAAAAACTGGGGGTTTTGCTTTTGCTGCGGGAGTTTCTCGCTTTGCTTCAACCTTAGATGGATTATTTCGGGGACATTTAGATGATCCAGAGTTTGTAGAGATTGTTAAACAGGATTTGATTGATGGTCAACACCGCAACCCAAACAACCATCCTCGCTACTTTACCAAAACTTTCTTTCATCATCCAGAAGAACTCAGAGCAGAGGTTGAAGAAGCGGGTTTACATTCTGAAAAGATTTTAGCGATTGAAGGGCCAGGCTGGTTATTACAAAACTTTCAAGAACACTAG
- a CDS encoding DUF120 domain-containing protein — translation MLLEKNRNEIFPGTLNIQLEQPYHLPKNVIRLEKEEYGGTVSVSIVPCQIFSRDAFILRTDKNNTESGDHPKTIIEIACDVKLRELYNLKDNDLIEVEIHDVRFI, via the coding sequence ATATTACTTGAGAAAAACAGGAATGAAATTTTTCCTGGAACTTTAAATATTCAGCTAGAACAACCTTACCACCTCCCGAAAAATGTAATTCGTCTGGAAAAGGAAGAATATGGAGGGACTGTTTCTGTTAGCATTGTTCCCTGTCAGATATTTAGCAGAGATGCTTTTATCCTAAGAACAGACAAAAATAACACAGAGAGTGGAGATCATCCAAAAACAATTATTGAGATAGCTTGCGACGTTAAACTTCGGGAGCTATATAACCTGAAAGATAATGATTTAATTGAAGTTGAGATTCACGATGTCAGATTTATCTGA
- a CDS encoding TetR/AcrR family transcriptional regulator: MNKTIRSSALTRTRLIEAASQVFASLGVQGATTREIARVAGVNEVTLFRHFANKEQLLGAVIKNALALQTEALAHPQVWTQDLKIDLRQYAHLYNTMLEAQEDLIRTFIGEAKRHPEEAKQVIQEAAKPLGEKLVAYLQSSQRLGTVRADLDLFPAVDMFKGMLLAGMLCRSANFNQGSYSCEDYIETCVDIFVDGIIATPFSVVNTAVNHDF; encoded by the coding sequence ATGAATAAAACCATCCGGTCATCAGCTCTTACCCGTACACGTTTGATAGAAGCCGCCTCGCAGGTATTTGCTAGTTTAGGTGTTCAAGGAGCAACTACCCGTGAAATAGCTCGTGTTGCTGGTGTGAATGAGGTGACTTTATTTCGCCACTTTGCTAACAAAGAACAACTTTTGGGAGCAGTCATCAAAAACGCCTTGGCACTCCAGACAGAAGCCCTTGCACACCCCCAAGTGTGGACGCAGGATTTAAAAATTGATTTAAGACAGTATGCCCATCTTTACAATACTATGCTGGAGGCACAGGAAGACTTAATTCGTACCTTCATTGGAGAAGCCAAACGTCATCCAGAGGAAGCAAAACAAGTGATTCAAGAAGCTGCCAAGCCTTTAGGGGAAAAATTGGTAGCTTACCTGCAATCGAGTCAGAGATTAGGCACTGTCAGAGCAGACCTTGATCTATTCCCAGCAGTTGATATGTTTAAAGGAATGCTATTAGCCGGAATGCTATGCCGTAGTGCAAATTTCAATCAAGGCAGCTATAGCTGTGAGGATTATATCGAAACCTGCGTAGATATTTTTGTGGACGGTATAATTGCCACTCCGTTTTCGGTTGTCAATACGGCTGTAAACCATGATTTTTGA
- a CDS encoding GNAT family N-acetyltransferase, whose product MSANEISLRPAQETDAWVLSAIHIAAIKALPATFYTRKELLAWRNHRDKPDGSNILKSMKTETFWVAIQGDVVIGFASFIVDELIGLYVHPKYQGKGIGRALVQHFCNEATNQGINKVITTASLYAEGFYLRLGFTAIQRAPHYLRSGIVVPVTKMSKVLTIAPK is encoded by the coding sequence ATGAGCGCTAACGAAATATCTCTTCGGCCTGCCCAAGAAACAGATGCGTGGGTGCTGAGTGCAATTCATATTGCTGCCATCAAAGCTCTACCTGCAACTTTCTACACCCGAAAAGAACTTTTAGCTTGGCGCAATCACCGTGACAAACCTGATGGTTCAAATATCTTGAAGAGTATGAAAACCGAAACTTTCTGGGTTGCGATCCAGGGAGATGTTGTAATAGGTTTTGCTAGTTTTATTGTTGATGAACTTATCGGACTGTATGTCCATCCTAAATATCAGGGTAAAGGGATCGGGCGTGCTTTAGTCCAACATTTTTGCAATGAAGCAACTAATCAAGGTATAAATAAGGTAATTACAACTGCTAGCCTCTATGCCGAAGGCTTTTATTTACGGCTAGGATTTACTGCCATCCAAAGAGCACCTCATTATTTAAGAAGTGGAATAGTTGTCCCAGTTACTAAAATGAGTAAAGTATTAACTATTGCACCAAAATAA
- a CDS encoding beta-lactamase hydrolase domain-containing protein, whose protein sequence is MINAIQINENLTTTGQVIPKQLEQAIQEGFKSVLNLRSPDELGFSKDEQKVAEALGLHYTNVPLKVDLKNLNEEAITKILTTLEEIPKPAVVHCAAGMRSTGIALLSIAIQEGLTPEETLEKAKNLGFGFFEHAGVSPRLKQLFVDYVNKHAKVAVSTC, encoded by the coding sequence GTGATCAACGCCATACAGATTAACGAGAACTTGACAACAACAGGACAAGTTATACCAAAACAGCTTGAGCAAGCTATCCAAGAAGGTTTTAAGTCCGTTCTAAATCTGCGATCGCCAGATGAGCTAGGATTTTCTAAGGATGAGCAAAAAGTAGCGGAAGCATTGGGACTGCATTATACAAATGTTCCACTCAAGGTGGATTTAAAAAATTTAAATGAAGAGGCTATTACCAAAATCCTCACGACACTCGAAGAAATTCCTAAACCAGCAGTGGTACATTGTGCAGCCGGGATGCGATCGACTGGAATTGCGCTGTTAAGTATCGCTATCCAGGAAGGATTAACGCCAGAAGAAACTTTGGAAAAAGCTAAGAATTTGGGTTTTGGATTCTTTGAACACGCTGGTGTTAGTCCCCGGCTGAAGCAATTATTTGTGGACTACGTTAACAAACATGCAAAAGTAGCTGTGTCTACTTGCTGA
- a CDS encoding FAD-dependent oxidoreductase: MQQKLQPIVKDLVMIGGGHSHAIALKMFGRKPLPGVRLTLITAAKKTAYSGMLPGHIAGFYSHDECHIDLPPLANFAQAHLYIDKVVALDLENHKVLCANGLVVDFDVLSIDIGSTPATVSVSGAAEYAIAAKPVSQLLEHWYELIEAVGKNPQEPISIAIVGGGAGGVELALSMQSHLHRILRQTQQPIQNLEVHLFQRGTELMPNYHSSVRHQIQQILTAQDIKLHLGETVCKVAPTLYSETKEMFEIKCESGLIVECNKIFWVTQASAPEWLKSAGLATDEQGFILVKDTLQSQTHPQVFAAGDIATMVNHPRPKAGVFAVRQGKPLFENLQRILLGKPLKPYRPQKQYLSLIGTGDERAIATRGALTLPPHKLLWHYKNWIDWRFMERFRNLPSSKSKVS; encoded by the coding sequence ATGCAGCAGAAATTACAGCCTATAGTTAAAGACTTAGTGATGATTGGTGGCGGTCACAGCCATGCAATTGCCCTGAAAATGTTTGGGAGAAAGCCTTTACCTGGTGTCCGTTTGACGTTAATTACCGCAGCTAAAAAGACAGCCTATTCTGGAATGTTACCAGGACATATTGCCGGATTTTATAGTCACGATGAATGTCATATTGACTTGCCACCTTTAGCAAACTTCGCTCAAGCACATCTGTATATTGACAAAGTAGTTGCCCTAGACTTGGAAAATCACAAAGTTCTTTGTGCTAATGGACTTGTGGTAGATTTTGATGTGCTGTCTATTGATATTGGCAGCACTCCAGCTACAGTGTCTGTATCAGGTGCAGCAGAATATGCGATCGCAGCTAAACCAGTATCGCAGCTATTGGAACATTGGTATGAACTAATTGAAGCTGTAGGTAAAAATCCTCAAGAACCAATTAGCATTGCGATCGTGGGTGGTGGCGCTGGCGGTGTAGAATTGGCGCTGTCCATGCAATCTCATTTACATCGCATTTTACGTCAAACTCAACAACCAATTCAAAATCTTGAAGTTCATTTATTCCAGCGTGGCACGGAACTGATGCCCAATTATCATTCATCAGTGCGCCATCAAATTCAGCAAATTTTAACCGCGCAAGATATTAAGCTACATCTTGGGGAAACTGTGTGTAAAGTTGCACCTACACTATACAGCGAAACTAAAGAAATGTTTGAGATTAAATGTGAATCTGGCTTAATAGTGGAGTGTAATAAAATTTTCTGGGTAACACAAGCATCCGCACCCGAATGGTTAAAAAGCGCTGGACTAGCAACTGATGAGCAAGGTTTTATTTTGGTAAAAGATACGTTGCAATCTCAAACACACCCGCAAGTATTTGCTGCTGGTGATATTGCCACAATGGTAAATCATCCGCGTCCGAAAGCTGGGGTATTTGCTGTTAGGCAAGGTAAACCTTTATTTGAGAATTTGCAGCGAATTTTATTAGGTAAGCCGCTCAAACCCTATAGACCACAAAAACAATATTTGAGTTTAATTGGTACAGGAGACGAACGAGCAATTGCAACCAGAGGCGCTTTGACTTTACCACCTCACAAACTATTGTGGCATTATAAAAATTGGATTGACTGGCGTTTCATGGAACGCTTTCGTAACCTCCCAAGTAGCAAGAGTAAAGTGTCTTAA
- a CDS encoding pentapeptide repeat-containing protein: MLTVIINAFQGIKNILPTNNGQLAKIYLRIHDFYGKVNQTQQHLPKESLRIAIEELGKKTIETSLAVINDLEQIAQNHAQYHWVIMGILTTFIRENAPYMPQEKLTSNLSTKLRVDIQAALTVIARRDVNKDPENEQLDLSHTDIRGANLNRANLEQTNLYQANLAGANLTEANLAGAILSAANLEDTNLYLANLEGAILSAASLKGANLEGANLHCASLYLARLNGAVLNDAILDGANLREAKFSE, encoded by the coding sequence ATGTTGACAGTAATTATTAATGCTTTTCAGGGCATAAAAAATATTTTACCGACAAATAACGGGCAGCTAGCAAAAATATATCTGAGGATACATGATTTTTATGGAAAAGTTAACCAAACTCAGCAACACTTGCCAAAAGAAAGTTTAAGAATAGCAATTGAAGAACTAGGGAAGAAGACAATAGAAACCAGTCTCGCTGTAATTAATGATTTAGAGCAAATTGCCCAAAATCATGCACAGTACCACTGGGTAATTATGGGCATTCTGACTACTTTTATCCGAGAAAATGCTCCTTATATGCCCCAAGAAAAATTAACGAGTAACCTGTCAACAAAACTTCGTGTAGATATTCAAGCAGCCCTTACCGTTATCGCTAGAAGAGATGTAAACAAAGACCCAGAAAATGAGCAACTTGATTTGAGTCACACGGATATAAGAGGAGCAAATTTAAATAGGGCGAACCTAGAACAGACAAATCTTTATCAAGCTAATCTTGCTGGAGCTAACCTCACAGAAGCTAATCTCGCGGGAGCAATTCTCAGTGCAGCTAACCTAGAAGATACTAACTTATATTTAGCTAACCTAGAAGGAGCAATCCTCAGTGCAGCTAGTCTAAAAGGAGCTAACCTCGAAGGGGCTAACCTCCATTGTGCAAGCTTGTATTTAGCTAGGCTGAATGGGGCAGTTCTTAATGATGCCATACTCGACGGGGCAAACCTTAGAGAAGCTAAATTCTCTGAATAA